The Hyperthermus butylicus DSM 5456 genome includes a region encoding these proteins:
- a CDS encoding creatininase family protein translates to MARVCSPYSSNAYCRASVALLPVASVENHGVLPLASDVLIADCVVQRVKTSVEGADGIAILPVIPYSVCVEHEPPRLGVRPSVFIEYLVDLLNEILAYTGSVVIAVFHGGAFHAAYIAARYARRTTGRPVLVYSFWQVVEDTLQKRYGLKPGILHADPVEASILLACGYKGSWLKEENIDTVLSILHSSNHRTPIQPWIAEDVPGLYPDQPVPASQELGETLLEEAVAELISTIKTTAKKPPGG, encoded by the coding sequence TTGGCACGGGTTTGTAGCCCCTATAGCAGCAACGCATATTGCAGGGCGTCCGTTGCGCTACTCCCCGTCGCCTCCGTCGAAAACCATGGCGTTCTCCCGTTAGCATCCGACGTCCTGATCGCCGACTGCGTAGTACAGCGCGTCAAGACCTCAGTAGAGGGGGCCGACGGTATTGCTATTCTACCAGTCATCCCATACTCTGTCTGCGTGGAGCACGAGCCCCCGCGGCTCGGTGTGCGTCCCAGCGTGTTCATAGAGTACCTCGTAGACCTACTAAACGAGATCCTAGCATACACGGGATCAGTCGTCATAGCTGTGTTTCATGGTGGTGCCTTCCACGCAGCCTACATCGCCGCCAGATACGCTAGGAGGACAACTGGGAGACCCGTGCTAGTCTACAGCTTCTGGCAGGTAGTAGAGGATACACTACAGAAACGCTACGGGCTCAAGCCAGGCATACTTCACGCCGACCCCGTCGAGGCAAGCATACTGCTAGCCTGCGGCTACAAGGGATCCTGGCTGAAGGAAGAGAACATAGACACCGTACTGAGCATCCTCCACAGCTCAAACCACAGAACACCCATCCAGCCATGGATAGCCGAGGACGTCCCAGGACTGTACCCAGACCAGCCAGTGCCAGCGTCACAAGAGCTGGGCGAGACACTTCTGGAGGAGGCCGTAGCAGAGCTAATCTCAACAATTAAAACTACAGCCAAGAAACCTCCCGGGGGGTAG
- a CDS encoding ribbon-helix-helix protein, CopG family, with amino-acid sequence MNRYVTVSAKIRRELKEEAERLGIDFSEVIRRAIEEEVKRRKLQLLREKLNGLRGALEKIDVEEIVELIRRDREER; translated from the coding sequence GTGAATAGGTATGTGACCGTGTCTGCTAAGATACGCCGCGAACTTAAAGAGGAGGCCGAAAGGCTCGGTATAGACTTCTCTGAGGTTATAAGAAGGGCTATAGAGGAGGAGGTTAAGCGGAGGAAGCTCCAGCTACTTCGTGAGAAGCTTAACGGTCTGAGAGGCGCCCTGGAAAAAATTGATGTTGAAGAAATTGTGGAGCTAATTAGGAGGGATCGTGAGGAACGTTAG